From a region of the Mauremys mutica isolate MM-2020 ecotype Southern chromosome 12, ASM2049712v1, whole genome shotgun sequence genome:
- the RAB37 gene encoding ras-related protein Rab-37 isoform X6, which translates to MLLGDSGVGKTCFLLQFKDGAFLSGTFIATVGIDFRNKVVAVDGVKVKLQIWDTAGQERFRSVTHAYYRDAQALLLFYDITSKMSFDNIRAWLTEIHEYAQKDVVIMLLGNKADVSSERVIRMEDGESLAREYGVPFMETSAKTGMNVELAFLAIAKELKQRAVQQPDEPRFQIQDYIESQKKKSSCCSFILK; encoded by the exons ATGCTGCTCGGCGATTCAGGCGTGGGGAAAACCTGCTTCCTGCTCCAGTTCAAAGATGGGGCCTTCCTCTCTGGGACCTTCATAGCCACTGTCGGCATAGACTTCCGG AATAAAGTCGTGGCAGTGGACGGTGTGAAAGTAAAATTGCAG ATCTGGGACACGGCGGGGCAGGAGCGATTTCGTAGTGTGACCCACGCCTACTACAGAGATGCCCAGG CTTTGCTCCTCTTTTATGACATCACCAGCAAAATGTCCTTTGACAATATCCGG GCCTGGCTCACAGAGATACACGAATATGCCCAAAAGGATGTGGTCATTATGTTGTTAGGCAATAAG GCTGATGTGAGCAGCGAGAGAGTCATCAGGATGGAGGATGGAGAGTCACTAGCCAGG GAATACGGAGTGCCTTTCATGGAGACCAGCGCCAAGACGGGCATGAACGTGGAGCTGGCATTTCTGGCCATTGCCAA AGAACTCAAGCAGCGAGCTGTGCAGCAGCCGGACGAGCCCAGGTTCCAGATTCAGGACTACATAGAGTCACAGAAGAAAAAGTCCAGCTGCTGTTCCTTCAT